A DNA window from Campylobacter anatolicus contains the following coding sequences:
- the rpsD gene encoding 30S ribosomal protein S4, with product MARYRGPVEKLERRLGVSLALKGERRLAGKSALDKRPYAPGQHGQRRAKISEYGLQLREKQKAKFMYGISEKQFRHLFAEAARREGNTGALLVQLLEQRLDNVVYRMGFATTRRFARQLVTHGHILVNGKRVDIPSYRVEPGQKIEIAEKSKNNPQIIRAIELTAQTGIVGWVDVEKDKKFGIFTRNPEREEVVIPVEERFIVELYSK from the coding sequence ATGGCTAGATATAGAGGACCTGTTGAAAAATTAGAAAGACGTCTTGGTGTTTCTCTTGCTCTTAAAGGCGAGAGAAGATTAGCTGGTAAGAGTGCGTTAGATAAACGCCCGTATGCTCCAGGACAACACGGACAAAGAAGAGCAAAAATAAGCGAGTATGGTTTACAACTTCGCGAGAAGCAAAAAGCTAAATTTATGTATGGTATTAGTGAGAAGCAGTTTAGACATCTATTTGCTGAAGCAGCACGTAGAGAGGGCAATACTGGTGCATTGCTAGTTCAACTACTAGAGCAAAGACTTGATAACGTAGTTTATAGAATGGGGTTTGCAACAACTCGCCGTTTTGCACGTCAGCTTGTAACTCACGGGCACATTCTTGTAAATGGTAAGAGAGTAGATATCCCATCTTACAGAGTTGAGCCAGGACAAAAGATAGAGATTGCCGAAAAATCAAAAAATAACCCACAGATCATCCGTGCGATAGAGCTAACAGCACAAACAGGTATCGTCGGCTGGGTTGATGTTGAAAAAGATAAAAAATTTGGAATTTTCACTAGAAACCCAGAGAGAGAAGAGGTTGTCATTCCAGTAGAGGAAAGATTTATAGTAGAGCTTTACTCAAAATAA
- the infA gene encoding translation initiation factor IF-1: MAKDDVIEIDGNVVEALPNATFKVELDNKHVILCHIAGKMRMHYIKIMPGDRVKVELTPYSLDKGRITYRYK; the protein is encoded by the coding sequence GTGGCAAAAGATGATGTTATAGAGATAGATGGTAATGTAGTTGAGGCTCTGCCAAATGCTACATTTAAGGTTGAGCTTGATAATAAACACGTGATACTCTGTCATATTGCAGGTAAGATGAGAATGCACTATATAAAGATAATGCCAGGAGACCGTGTCAAAGTGGAGTTAACGCCATATAGTCTTGATAAGGGTCGTATTACATATAGGTATAAATAA
- the rpsM gene encoding 30S ribosomal protein S13 translates to MARIAGVDLPNKKRIEYGLTYIYGIGLYKSRQILDAAGISYDKRVYELSEDEAAAIRKEIQEHHVVEGDLRKQVAMDIKALMDLGSYRGLRHRKGLPVRGQKTKTNARTRKGKRKTVGAATK, encoded by the coding sequence ATGGCACGTATTGCAGGTGTAGATTTACCAAATAAAAAGAGAATAGAGTATGGGCTAACATACATCTATGGTATAGGTCTTTACAAATCACGTCAAATTCTTGACGCTGCTGGTATCTCATATGATAAAAGAGTATATGAGCTAAGTGAAGATGAGGCTGCGGCTATTCGCAAGGAGATCCAAGAGCATCACGTAGTTGAGGGCGATCTTAGAAAGCAAGTTGCTATGGATATAAAAGCACTTATGGATTTAGGTTCATATCGTGGTCTTCGCCATAGAAAAGGTCTGCCAGTTCGTGGTCAAAAGACAAAGACAAACGCTAGAACCCGCAAAGGCAAGCGTAAAACTGTCGGTGCAGCAACGAAGTAG
- the rpsK gene encoding 30S ribosomal protein S11, which yields MAKRKIVKKKVVKKSIAKGIVYISATFNNTMVTVTDEMGNAIAWSSAGGLGFKGSKKSTPYAAQQAVEDALSKAKEHGIKEVGIKVQGPGSGRETAVKSVGAVEGIKVTFFKDITPLAHNGCRPPKRRRV from the coding sequence ATGGCAAAAAGAAAAATCGTTAAGAAAAAAGTTGTTAAAAAAAGTATAGCCAAAGGTATCGTATATATAAGTGCAACGTTTAACAATACAATGGTAACAGTTACCGATGAAATGGGGAATGCTATTGCGTGGAGTAGTGCTGGTGGTCTTGGATTTAAAGGTAGTAAAAAATCAACTCCTTATGCAGCTCAACAAGCCGTAGAAGATGCACTAAGCAAAGCAAAAGAGCATGGTATAAAAGAGGTTGGCATAAAAGTTCAAGGTCCAGGTAGCGGACGCGAGACAGCAGTTAAGAGCGTAGGAGCAGTAGAGGGCATTAAAGTAACTTTCTTTAAAGATATAACTCCACTTGCACATAATGGTTGCAGACCACCAAAACGCCGCCGCGTCTAA
- the rpmJ gene encoding 50S ribosomal protein L36 yields MKVRPSVKKMCDKCKIVKRSGIIRVICENPKHKQRQG; encoded by the coding sequence ATGAAAGTTCGTCCTTCTGTAAAGAAGATGTGTGACAAGTGCAAGATTGTCAAACGTAGCGGTATCATTCGTGTTATCTGCGAGAATCCAAAACATAAGCAAAGACAAGGATAA